The Beijerinckiaceae bacterium RH AL1 genome has a segment encoding these proteins:
- the thiD gene encoding Hydroxymethylpyrimidine/phosphomethylpyrimidine kinase (ID:RHAL1_02898;~source:Prodigal:2.6), translated as MIPNVLSIAGSDPGGGAGIQADLKTFAALGCHGMAAITALTAQNTRGVSAVHLPPATFVREQVDMVFADIEVAAVKIGMLGSAAIVEAVADALAPHPAVPVVLDPVLVATSGATLGDDGVIAAMRARLFPRATLVTPNLAEAARLAGVAEPASRADMEAVARALRGAGHAAWLVKGGHGSSAGADDALLDDEGIVWLEAPRVATRNTHGTGCTLSSAIAAGLAKGAPLRTAVAEAKAYLSAALAGADRLAVGQGPGPVDHFVRWRG; from the coding sequence TTGATCCCCAATGTGCTCTCTATCGCCGGCTCCGATCCGGGTGGCGGCGCGGGGATCCAGGCCGACCTGAAGACCTTCGCCGCGCTCGGCTGCCACGGCATGGCGGCGATCACCGCCCTGACCGCCCAGAACACGCGCGGCGTCTCCGCCGTGCACCTGCCGCCCGCCACCTTCGTGCGCGAGCAGGTCGACATGGTCTTCGCCGACATCGAGGTCGCCGCCGTCAAGATCGGCATGCTCGGCTCGGCCGCGATCGTCGAGGCGGTGGCCGACGCGCTCGCCCCCCATCCCGCCGTGCCGGTCGTGCTCGACCCGGTGCTCGTCGCGACGAGCGGCGCGACTCTCGGCGACGACGGCGTCATCGCGGCGATGCGCGCGCGGCTGTTTCCGCGCGCCACGCTCGTCACGCCGAACCTCGCCGAAGCGGCCCGGCTCGCAGGCGTCGCGGAGCCGGCCTCGCGCGCCGACATGGAGGCGGTCGCGCGGGCGCTGCGCGGCGCCGGACATGCCGCCTGGCTCGTCAAGGGCGGCCACGGCTCGAGCGCGGGGGCCGACGACGCCCTCCTCGACGACGAGGGGATCGTCTGGCTCGAGGCGCCGCGCGTCGCGACGCGCAACACGCACGGCACCGGCTGCACGCTCTCCTCCGCCATCGCGGCCGGCCTCGCCAAGGGCGCGCCGCTGCGCACCGCCGTCGCGGAGGCCAAGGCCTACCTCTCGGCGGCGCTCGCGGGCGCCGACCGCCTTGCCGTCGGCCAAGGGCCGGGCCCCGTCGACCACTTCGTCCGCTGGCGCGGCTGA
- the hemH gene encoding Ferrochelatase (ID:RHAL1_02899;~source:Prodigal:2.6) gives MTADVIPLHKPDPTTGTCPVAAPLGFPRAKTGVLLVNLGTPDATDYWSMRRYLKEFLSDRRVIETPRLVWWPILNLIILSVRPSAKGRDYDSIWNTERDESPLRTITRSQAEKLAAWIGQGNLHEGKPGAGTGHDVVVEWGMRYGNPSIKQGINSLVAQGCDKFLLVPLYPQYAAATSATVCDKAFEALAAMRFQPTMRVAHPYFQSQAYIDAMVRSIRTELGRLDFRPEVLLASFHGVPQDYCDLGDPYQGQCIETWQRLRHAMGLTADEFRMSFQSRFGPAEWLQPYTDETIKSMAKAGVKAMAVVAPGFAADCLETIEELGVENRDYFLEHGGEHFAALPCLNDSDVGMTVIEDIVRRELAGWV, from the coding sequence GTGACCGCCGACGTGATCCCCCTGCACAAGCCCGACCCCACCACGGGAACCTGCCCCGTCGCGGCGCCGCTCGGCTTCCCGCGGGCCAAGACCGGCGTGCTCCTCGTCAACCTCGGCACGCCGGACGCCACCGACTACTGGTCGATGCGCCGCTACCTGAAGGAATTTCTGTCCGACCGTCGCGTCATCGAGACGCCGCGGCTCGTCTGGTGGCCGATCCTCAACCTGATCATCCTCTCGGTGCGCCCTTCGGCGAAGGGTCGCGACTACGATTCGATCTGGAACACCGAGCGCGACGAGAGCCCGCTGCGCACCATCACCCGCTCGCAGGCCGAGAAGCTCGCCGCCTGGATCGGCCAAGGGAACCTGCACGAGGGCAAGCCCGGCGCCGGCACTGGCCACGACGTCGTCGTCGAATGGGGCATGCGCTACGGCAATCCCTCGATCAAGCAGGGCATCAACTCGCTGGTCGCGCAGGGCTGCGACAAGTTCCTGCTGGTGCCGCTCTACCCGCAGTACGCGGCGGCGACGTCGGCGACCGTCTGCGACAAGGCCTTCGAGGCGCTGGCCGCCATGCGCTTCCAGCCGACGATGCGCGTCGCCCACCCCTACTTCCAGTCGCAGGCCTACATCGACGCGATGGTCCGCTCGATCCGCACCGAGCTCGGCCGGCTCGACTTCCGGCCCGAGGTGCTGCTCGCCTCGTTCCACGGCGTGCCGCAGGACTATTGCGACCTCGGCGACCCCTACCAGGGCCAGTGCATCGAGACCTGGCAGCGGCTGCGCCATGCGATGGGCCTCACCGCCGACGAGTTCCGCATGAGCTTCCAGAGCCGCTTCGGGCCGGCCGAATGGCTGCAGCCCTACACGGACGAGACGATCAAGAGCATGGCCAAGGCCGGCGTGAAGGCGATGGCCGTGGTGGCACCGGGCTTTGCCGCCGACTGCCTGGAGACGATCGAGGAGCTCGGCGTCGAGAACCGCGACTATTTCCTCGAGCACGGCGGCGAGCATTTCGCCGCCCTCCCCTGCCTCAACGACTCCGACGTCGGCATGACGGTGATCGAGGACATCGTGCGGCGCGAGCTGGCGGGGTGGGTGTAG
- the guaA gene encoding GMP synthetase (glutamine aminotransferase) (ID:RHAL1_02900;~source:Prodigal:2.6): MTTDIIHDDILERHDKVLIIDFGSQVTQLIARRVREAGVYCEIAPFQSAEAAFSTLKPKAVILSGGPASVTDPDAPRAPQMIFEAGVPVLGICYGEQLMAAQLGGVVEAGHHAEYGRAEVEATADSPLFAGVWERGRHQVWMSHGDRVTKLPPGFASIGHSANAPVCVIADEARKLYGLQFHPEVHHTPEGPQLIRNFLFEIAGCSRDWTMKAFRAEAVAAIRAKVGSGRVLLGLSGGVDSSVAAVLIHEAVGDALTCVYVDHGLMRQGESEQIVSLFRGHYNIPLVHVDASEMFLASLHGIRDPEEKRKIIGRLFVATFESEAKKLASDGRGAPEFLAQGTLYPDVIESVSFSGGPSVTIKSHHNVGGLPERMNMKLVEPLRELFKDEVRALGRELGLPQAFVGRHPFPGPGLAIRCPGPVTPEKLSILRQADAIYLDEIRKAGLYDTIWQAFAVLLPVQTVGVMGDGRTYDFVCALRAVTSVDGMTADFYPFDMNVLGRTATRIINEVKGINRVVYDVTSKPPGTIEWE, translated from the coding sequence TTGACGACCGACATCATCCACGACGACATCCTCGAGCGGCACGACAAGGTGCTGATCATCGACTTCGGCTCGCAGGTGACGCAGCTCATCGCCCGCCGCGTGCGCGAGGCCGGCGTCTACTGCGAGATCGCGCCGTTCCAGTCGGCGGAGGCTGCCTTCTCGACGCTGAAGCCGAAGGCCGTGATCCTCTCCGGCGGCCCGGCCTCGGTGACCGATCCAGACGCGCCGCGGGCGCCGCAGATGATCTTCGAGGCAGGCGTGCCGGTGCTCGGCATCTGCTACGGCGAGCAGCTGATGGCGGCCCAGCTCGGCGGCGTCGTCGAGGCCGGACATCACGCCGAGTACGGCCGCGCCGAGGTCGAGGCGACGGCGGATTCGCCGCTCTTCGCCGGCGTGTGGGAGCGCGGCCGCCACCAGGTGTGGATGAGCCACGGCGACCGGGTGACGAAGCTGCCGCCCGGCTTCGCCTCGATCGGCCATTCCGCCAATGCGCCGGTCTGCGTGATCGCCGACGAGGCGCGCAAGCTCTACGGCCTGCAGTTCCACCCCGAGGTGCACCATACGCCCGAGGGGCCGCAGCTCATCCGCAACTTCCTGTTCGAGATCGCCGGCTGCAGCCGCGACTGGACGATGAAGGCCTTCCGCGCCGAGGCGGTCGCCGCGATCCGCGCCAAGGTGGGAAGCGGACGCGTGCTGCTCGGCCTCTCCGGCGGTGTCGACTCGTCGGTCGCCGCGGTGCTGATCCACGAGGCGGTCGGCGACGCGCTCACCTGCGTCTACGTCGACCACGGCCTGATGCGGCAGGGCGAGAGCGAACAGATCGTCTCGCTGTTCCGCGGCCACTACAACATCCCGCTCGTCCATGTGGATGCGAGCGAGATGTTCCTCGCCTCCCTGCACGGCATCCGCGACCCGGAGGAGAAGCGCAAGATCATCGGCCGGCTCTTCGTCGCGACCTTCGAGTCGGAGGCAAAGAAGCTCGCGAGCGACGGCCGCGGCGCGCCCGAGTTCCTGGCACAGGGCACGCTCTACCCCGATGTCATCGAAAGTGTCTCCTTCTCGGGCGGCCCGTCGGTGACGATCAAGTCGCACCACAACGTCGGCGGCCTGCCCGAGCGTATGAACATGAAGCTCGTCGAGCCGCTGCGCGAATTGTTCAAGGACGAGGTGCGCGCGCTCGGCCGCGAGCTCGGCCTGCCGCAGGCCTTCGTCGGCCGCCACCCCTTCCCCGGCCCGGGCCTGGCGATCCGCTGCCCCGGCCCGGTGACGCCGGAAAAGCTTTCGATCCTGCGCCAGGCCGACGCGATCTACCTCGACGAGATCCGCAAGGCCGGCCTCTACGACACGATCTGGCAGGCCTTCGCCGTGCTGCTGCCCGTGCAGACGGTCGGCGTGATGGGCGACGGGCGCACCTACGATTTCGTCTGCGCCCTGCGCGCCGTGACGAGCGTCGACGGCATGACGGCGGATTTCTATCCCTTCGACATGAACGTGCTGGGCCGCACCGCGACGCGCATCATCAACGAGGTGAAGGGCATCAACCGCGTCGTCTACGACGTGACCTCGAAGCCGCCAGGGACGATCGAGTGGGAGTGA
- the vapC_2 gene encoding Ribonuclease VapC (ID:RHAL1_02901;~source:Prodigal:2.6), with amino-acid sequence MLAIDTNVVVRYLVGDDPVQAKAARRLVDDNEVLVGDTVWLETDWVLRSAYGFARARVCKALRDFAGLPHVVVERPDRLARALTYAEAGMDFADGLHLAGADGCGAFVTFDMRLQKAARKAGAIEVRRP; translated from the coding sequence GTGCTGGCGATTGATACGAACGTCGTCGTTCGCTACCTCGTCGGCGACGATCCGGTCCAGGCCAAGGCCGCACGGCGCCTCGTCGACGACAACGAGGTGCTGGTCGGCGACACGGTTTGGCTGGAGACGGACTGGGTGCTGCGCAGCGCCTACGGCTTTGCGCGCGCGCGAGTCTGCAAGGCCCTTCGCGATTTCGCCGGGCTCCCGCACGTCGTCGTCGAACGCCCCGACCGGCTCGCCCGTGCCCTGACCTACGCCGAGGCCGGCATGGACTTCGCCGACGGCCTGCACCTCGCAGGTGCTGACGGATGTGGAGCTTTCGTGACCTTCGATATGCGGCTCCAGAAGGCGGCGCGCAAGGCGGGGGCGATCGAGGTCAGGCGGCCTTGA
- a CDS encoding AbrB family transcriptional regulator (ID:RHAL1_02902;~source:Prodigal:2.6) has product MASGKVGTTVVSTKGQVILPKVVRDQRRWTPGTRLVVEETPEGVLLSTAPHFAATTPEQVFGSLKFDGKAKSIDEIEAALVAEARRRAGD; this is encoded by the coding sequence ATGGCGTCGGGAAAAGTCGGAACGACGGTCGTCTCGACGAAGGGCCAGGTGATTTTGCCGAAGGTGGTCCGGGATCAGCGGCGCTGGACCCCAGGCACCCGGCTCGTCGTCGAGGAGACCCCGGAGGGGGTCCTTTTGAGCACCGCCCCGCATTTCGCCGCGACGACGCCGGAGCAGGTGTTCGGCTCGCTGAAGTTTGATGGCAAGGCCAAGTCGATCGACGAGATCGAAGCCGCGCTTGTCGCGGAGGCGCGGCGCCGTGCTGGCGATTGA
- the yffB gene encoding Protein YffB (ID:RHAL1_02903;~source:Prodigal:2.6) yields the protein MIAIYGIKNCDTMKKARAFLDQRGIAYVFHDYKVEGIAKDKLQEWIGKVGWEKLLNRAGTTFKKLPEAERQDLTEAKAIALMLAQPSMIKRPVLEAGATLLVGFDATAYEGVAGSAGRGRD from the coding sequence ATGATCGCAATCTACGGCATCAAGAACTGCGACACGATGAAGAAGGCGCGCGCCTTTCTCGATCAGCGCGGCATCGCCTACGTCTTCCACGACTACAAGGTGGAGGGCATTGCGAAGGACAAGCTGCAGGAATGGATCGGCAAGGTCGGCTGGGAGAAGCTCCTCAACCGCGCCGGCACCACCTTCAAAAAGCTGCCGGAGGCCGAGCGGCAGGACCTGACGGAAGCGAAGGCCATAGCCCTCATGCTGGCGCAGCCGTCGATGATCAAGCGGCCCGTCCTGGAGGCCGGCGCGACCCTGCTCGTCGGCTTCGACGCGACAGCGTACGAGGGTGTTGCGGGCTCGGCGGGTCGCGGTCGAGACTAG
- a CDS encoding TetR family transcriptional regulator (ID:RHAL1_02904;~source:Prodigal:2.6) yields MLTFWRHGYETTSIADLTDAMGITAPSLYTAFGDKRRLFLEAVRLYAGDPEDTARALEDAPTAYDAARDLMMTAATVYTGDVTPKGCLLASATASGSAESRDVQEAVAQVRQHSAARLETRIARDIADGLLPNDVQAPKLAGLAMALMQGMSVLARDGASREDLVAIVDAGMKAWPRGRGWKDSRSSKPKTKT; encoded by the coding sequence ATGCTGACGTTTTGGCGTCACGGCTACGAGACCACGTCGATCGCCGACCTGACCGACGCGATGGGGATCACCGCGCCGAGCCTCTACACGGCCTTCGGTGACAAGAGGCGCTTGTTCCTCGAGGCCGTCCGGCTCTACGCCGGCGATCCCGAGGACACCGCGCGCGCGCTCGAGGACGCGCCGACGGCGTATGACGCCGCCCGCGACCTGATGATGACGGCTGCCACGGTCTACACCGGGGACGTGACGCCCAAAGGCTGCCTGCTCGCGAGCGCGACGGCGAGCGGATCGGCCGAGTCGCGCGATGTTCAGGAGGCCGTCGCGCAGGTTCGCCAGCACAGCGCCGCCCGGCTCGAGACGCGGATCGCGCGGGATATTGCGGACGGTCTTCTTCCAAACGATGTGCAAGCGCCCAAGCTTGCCGGTCTCGCCATGGCGCTCATGCAGGGAATGTCCGTGCTCGCGCGCGACGGCGCGTCTCGCGAAGACTTGGTGGCGATCGTCGACGCGGGCATGAAGGCGTGGCCGCGAGGTCGAGGCTGGAAGGACAGCCGGAGCTCAAAGCCTAAGACCAAAACCTGA
- the yrpG gene encoding putative oxidoreductase YrpG (ID:RHAL1_02905;~source:Prodigal:2.6), which translates to MSLTAFRTLGRSGLVVSPLALGTMTFGTSGWGADEATSREILSSYRAAGGNFIDTADIYAGGASETLVGRFMKETGTRDEVVLATKFAFNNSASSLAAGHTGRGDPNSGGAGAKNIHRALEASLRRLGTDYVDLYWMHIWDGVTPADELVETLSSLVRAGKIRYYALSDMPAWFAMKVATIAAERRVPAPIAIQVEYSLVAREVENEHVPAAREAGMGVMPWSPLAGGFLAGKYRREDTSGTGRLSGANPFGKSKFTDRNWNILEELTSVARELARPVAQVALAWVMARPGVTATLVGARTVSQLADTIAATEILLDPDQMRRLDEASAPAPSFGASLTAPAIRRMVFGGNAVTGWGE; encoded by the coding sequence GTGTCGCTCACCGCGTTTCGCACGCTCGGCAGGTCGGGGCTGGTGGTCAGCCCGCTCGCGCTTGGCACGATGACCTTCGGCACCAGCGGATGGGGCGCCGATGAGGCCACATCGCGCGAGATCTTATCGTCCTATCGCGCAGCGGGCGGAAACTTCATCGACACGGCCGACATCTATGCCGGGGGCGCAAGCGAAACGCTGGTGGGCCGCTTCATGAAGGAGACCGGCACACGCGACGAGGTGGTGCTTGCGACCAAGTTCGCCTTCAACAATTCGGCGAGCTCGCTCGCGGCGGGTCATACCGGCCGCGGCGATCCCAACTCGGGCGGCGCTGGCGCCAAGAACATCCATCGGGCGCTCGAGGCGTCGTTGCGACGACTCGGCACCGACTATGTCGACCTTTACTGGATGCACATCTGGGATGGCGTGACCCCGGCCGACGAGCTCGTCGAGACGTTGAGCAGCCTCGTCAGGGCGGGAAAGATCCGTTACTACGCGCTGTCCGACATGCCGGCCTGGTTCGCGATGAAAGTCGCGACGATCGCCGCCGAACGGCGCGTGCCCGCCCCCATTGCAATCCAGGTCGAATATTCGCTCGTCGCGCGGGAGGTCGAAAACGAACATGTCCCAGCCGCACGCGAGGCCGGCATGGGCGTCATGCCGTGGAGCCCGCTGGCCGGCGGCTTCCTTGCCGGCAAGTATCGGCGCGAGGATACCAGCGGCACCGGCCGGCTGAGCGGCGCCAACCCGTTCGGCAAGAGCAAGTTCACGGATCGCAACTGGAATATTCTCGAGGAGCTGACATCGGTTGCGCGCGAGCTCGCACGTCCGGTGGCGCAGGTGGCGCTCGCCTGGGTGATGGCGCGGCCGGGCGTCACCGCGACCTTGGTGGGCGCACGCACAGTGTCGCAGCTCGCCGACACCATCGCCGCAACCGAGATCCTCCTAGATCCCGATCAGATGCGCCGCCTGGATGAGGCCAGCGCGCCTGCGCCGAGCTTCGGTGCCTCACTGACAGCCCCTGCGATCCGCCGCATGGTGTTCGGCGGAAATGCCGTCACCGGTTGGGGGGAGTGA
- a CDS encoding Glycosyl transferase, WecB/TagA/CpsF family (fragment) (ID:RHAL1_02906;~source:Prodigal:2.6), which translates to MTLASHDLGHPGGARPAPVVFGIPLAASGIEQIVATLRTRPAARQALPLFTINVAHVTSLRRDAAFRHAYRQAWLVTLDGTPVHVFARLSGAAVEKVAGSDLVARLLATRIEGMRGFFVVSSEATARALRARLVARGFPDDALAFVVPPFGFERDEAYSQALAARIAAHGTTHLFMGVGAPKSEIWVVAWKAQLGGCYALCVGAGLDYVAGTRRRAPVLLQKMGLEWAWRFGAEPRRLAKRYIFDAFGFLWIVAFRKLDLRTAD; encoded by the coding sequence ATGACGCTCGCCTCGCACGATCTCGGGCATCCCGGCGGCGCGCGGCCGGCACCGGTGGTCTTCGGCATCCCGCTCGCAGCCAGCGGCATCGAGCAGATCGTCGCGACGCTGCGCACGCGGCCGGCCGCGCGCCAGGCGCTGCCGCTGTTCACGATCAACGTCGCCCACGTCACGAGCCTGCGCCGCGACGCGGCCTTCCGGCACGCCTATCGGCAAGCCTGGCTGGTGACGCTCGACGGCACGCCGGTCCACGTCTTCGCGCGGCTCAGCGGCGCGGCGGTCGAGAAGGTCGCCGGCTCCGACCTCGTCGCGCGGCTGCTCGCGACGCGGATCGAGGGCATGCGCGGCTTCTTCGTCGTCAGCTCGGAGGCCACCGCGCGAGCCCTGCGGGCGCGCCTCGTCGCACGCGGCTTCCCCGACGACGCCCTGGCCTTCGTCGTGCCGCCCTTCGGCTTCGAGCGCGACGAGGCCTATTCGCAGGCGCTCGCGGCACGCATCGCGGCGCACGGCACGACGCACCTCTTCATGGGCGTGGGGGCGCCGAAGTCCGAGATCTGGGTCGTCGCCTGGAAGGCTCAGCTCGGCGGCTGCTACGCGCTCTGCGTCGGCGCCGGGCTCGACTATGTCGCCGGCACGCGGCGGCGCGCCCCGGTCCTCCTGCAGAAGATGGGGCTCGAATGGGCCTGGCGCTTCGGCGCCGAGCCGCGGCGCTTGGCGAAGCGCTACATCTTCGATGCCTTCGGCTTCCTCTGGATCGTCGCCTTCCGCAAGCTCGACCTGCGCACGGCCGACTAG
- a CDS encoding Ppx/GppA family phosphatase (ID:RHAL1_02907;~source:Prodigal:2.6), whose protein sequence is MAKDDVARPLGLDPERAMRAESAPYGIIDIGSNSVRLVVYDALGRAPLPRFNEKSMCRLGEGLAQTGAIKTESFKRTVDAVRRFRAIADAMGVTRLDATATEAMRRATNGPELKAAIKAGADIDIRILSGEEEARHAALGVVSGFFRPVGLIGDMGGGSLEVAEALDDHVGERWVSLPLGALPVEALLEKGTDVAKKEVDALLADGLPPALAHPVFYPVGGGWRALAKAHMAEVGWPVPVVHGYSVETSVIRAFAKSLWRGGGASAAAMSTVPSRRARTLPAAALVLDRTLKRLAPERVTFSALGLREGWLYAQLDEAERQRDPLVEAAQMIGLPAARVHNFAPALVQWTAVLFPGETAAEARLRIAACALSDIVWHDNQDLRASESFRRLLTFPFIGLTHEERVLLAAAVHARYGGKADDPVLSPAIDLLSKPLRRRATILGRAMTLAYRLSAGAPAVLAEAELKIETDAVRLIVGQAARVPDSEVVADRLVALAAAVGVKGAEVVERGA, encoded by the coding sequence ATGGCCAAGGACGACGTCGCACGACCGCTCGGCCTCGATCCCGAGCGCGCGATGCGCGCCGAGAGCGCGCCCTACGGCATCATCGACATCGGCTCGAACTCGGTGCGGCTCGTCGTCTACGACGCGCTCGGCCGCGCGCCGCTGCCGCGCTTCAACGAAAAATCCATGTGCCGCCTCGGCGAGGGGCTGGCGCAGACCGGCGCGATCAAGACGGAGAGCTTCAAGCGGACGGTGGACGCGGTCCGACGCTTCCGCGCCATCGCCGATGCGATGGGCGTGACGCGTCTCGATGCCACCGCGACCGAGGCCATGCGACGCGCCACCAACGGCCCCGAGCTGAAGGCCGCGATCAAGGCGGGCGCGGATATCGACATCCGCATTCTCTCCGGCGAGGAGGAAGCACGGCACGCCGCGCTCGGTGTCGTTTCGGGCTTCTTCCGGCCGGTCGGGCTGATCGGCGACATGGGCGGCGGCAGCCTGGAGGTCGCCGAGGCCCTCGACGATCACGTCGGCGAGCGCTGGGTGAGCCTGCCGCTCGGCGCGCTGCCGGTCGAGGCGCTGCTCGAAAAGGGGACCGACGTCGCCAAGAAGGAGGTCGACGCGCTGCTGGCCGACGGCCTGCCGCCGGCGCTGGCGCATCCCGTGTTCTATCCCGTCGGCGGCGGCTGGCGCGCGCTCGCCAAGGCGCACATGGCGGAGGTCGGCTGGCCGGTGCCGGTGGTGCACGGCTACAGCGTCGAGACGAGCGTCATCCGCGCCTTCGCGAAGTCGCTGTGGCGCGGCGGCGGCGCCTCGGCGGCCGCGATGAGCACGGTGCCGTCGCGCCGCGCTCGCACGCTGCCGGCGGCCGCGCTGGTGCTCGATCGCACGCTGAAGCGCCTGGCGCCGGAGCGCGTCACCTTTTCCGCCCTCGGCCTGCGCGAGGGCTGGCTTTATGCGCAGCTCGACGAGGCCGAGCGGCAGCGCGATCCGCTCGTCGAGGCGGCGCAGATGATCGGCCTGCCGGCGGCGCGCGTGCACAATTTCGCGCCGGCCCTTGTGCAATGGACCGCGGTGCTGTTTCCGGGCGAGACGGCAGCCGAGGCGCGGCTGCGCATCGCCGCCTGCGCGCTCTCCGACATCGTCTGGCACGACAACCAGGACCTGCGCGCGTCCGAGAGCTTTCGGCGGCTCCTGACCTTCCCGTTCATCGGCCTCACGCACGAGGAGCGCGTGCTGCTGGCTGCCGCCGTCCACGCTCGCTACGGCGGCAAGGCCGACGACCCCGTGCTGTCGCCGGCGATCGACCTGCTGTCGAAGCCGCTACGCCGCCGCGCGACGATCCTGGGGCGGGCGATGACGCTGGCCTACCGCCTTTCGGCCGGCGCGCCCGCCGTGCTGGCCGAGGCCGAGCTGAAGATCGAGACCGACGCCGTTCGCCTCATCGTCGGGCAGGCGGCGCGGGTGCCCGACAGCGAGGTCGTCGCCGACCGGCTCGTCGCGCTGGCCGCCGCGGTCGGCGTGAAGGGCGCCGAGGTCGTCGAGCGTGGGGCGTGA
- a CDS encoding exported protein of unknown function (ID:RHAL1_02908;~source:Prodigal:2.6) — MKKLVVVSAIALSLGSFTAAVAEIPMHQLYHHHYGKMHEGAHHGQRQACIGQSAGTAHRSCGTYTGGPVGGLH, encoded by the coding sequence ATGAAAAAGCTTGTTGTCGTTTCTGCAATCGCCCTCTCGCTCGGCTCGTTCACCGCGGCCGTGGCGGAGATCCCGATGCATCAGCTCTATCACCACCACTACGGCAAGATGCACGAGGGCGCGCATCACGGCCAGCGCCAGGCCTGCATCGGCCAGTCCGCCGGCACGGCGCACCGCTCGTGCGGCACCTACACCGGTGGCCCCGTCGGCGGCCTGCACTAA
- the msrB_2 gene encoding Peptide methionine sulfoxide reductase MsrB 2 (ID:RHAL1_02909;~source:Prodigal:2.6), which produces MADYHKNPDAVSALTPEQYRVTQEDGTERPFTGAYWDNHEPGIYVDVVSGEPLFASTDKFESGSGWPSFTKPIEKAHVKELRDASHGMVRTEVRSANGDSHLGHVFPDGPRDKGGLRYCINSASLRFVHAKDLEEEGYGAYAQLFETKQTESAR; this is translated from the coding sequence ATGGCCGACTATCACAAGAATCCCGATGCGGTTTCGGCGCTGACGCCGGAGCAGTACCGCGTGACGCAGGAGGACGGCACCGAGCGGCCCTTCACCGGCGCGTACTGGGACAACCACGAGCCGGGCATCTACGTCGACGTCGTCTCCGGCGAGCCGCTCTTCGCCTCGACCGACAAGTTCGAGTCGGGCTCGGGCTGGCCGAGCTTCACCAAGCCGATCGAGAAGGCGCACGTGAAGGAGTTGCGCGACGCGAGCCACGGCATGGTCCGCACGGAAGTCCGCTCGGCGAACGGCGACAGCCACCTCGGCCACGTGTTCCCGGACGGCCCGCGCGACAAGGGTGGCCTGCGCTACTGCATCAACTCGGCCTCGCTGCGCTTCGTCCACGCCAAGGACCTCGAGGAGGAAGGCTACGGCGCCTACGCGCAACTGTTCGAGACCAAACAGACGGAGAGCGCACGATGA
- the msrA_2 gene encoding Peptide methionine sulfoxide reductase MsrA 3 (ID:RHAL1_02910;~source:Prodigal:2.6) produces MTTQKAILAGGCFWGMQDLIRREPGVVSTRVGYTGGDVANATYRNHGTHAEGIEIVFDPAKTSYRRLLELFFQIHDPTTKNRQGNDRGLSYRSAIYWLDEEQKRIAEETIADVEASGLWPGKVVTEVEKAGPFWEAEPEHQDYLERIPNGYTCHFPRPNWVLPRRDEVKKAS; encoded by the coding sequence ATGACGACGCAGAAAGCCATCCTCGCGGGCGGCTGCTTCTGGGGCATGCAGGACCTGATCCGGCGTGAGCCCGGCGTGGTGTCGACGCGGGTCGGCTACACCGGCGGCGACGTTGCGAACGCCACCTACCGCAATCACGGCACGCATGCCGAGGGCATCGAGATCGTCTTCGATCCCGCGAAGACGAGCTATCGGCGCCTGCTCGAGCTGTTCTTCCAGATCCACGACCCGACGACGAAGAACCGCCAGGGCAACGACCGCGGCCTGAGCTATCGCTCGGCGATCTACTGGCTCGACGAGGAGCAGAAGCGCATCGCCGAGGAGACGATCGCCGACGTCGAGGCCTCTGGCCTGTGGCCGGGCAAGGTGGTGACCGAGGTCGAGAAGGCCGGCCCGTTCTGGGAGGCCGAGCCGGAGCACCAGGACTACCTGGAGCGCATCCCCAACGGCTACACCTGCCACTTCCCGCGGCCGAACTGGGTGCTGCCGCGCCGCGACGAGGTCAAGAAGGCGAGCTGA